Genomic window (uncultured Hyphomonas sp.):
GACGCGCAAGGGCCTGCCGGATGAGGGCGGGATCTATATCTTCGTGCGCCGGCGGTTCGTGTTCTTCCTGGAGCCGCTTTACATCGGCAAGGCCACCAATTTCCGCTCGCGCCTGATCGGGCATGAGCGCTGGTGGGAAGCCTGGTGGAAACGCGGGGCGACCGAACGCCATGTAATGATTGTAAAAAAACCGGCTGACCGGGCCCGTGTCGAGGAAGACCTGATCCGGAATTACCAGCCGCGGATGAACGACATCCTCATCCCGCGCGGGGCAGACGATGCGCCGAACAACAAGCGCCTGCGCCGCTGGTGGAAGATCAAACGCTGGTTCCGCCTGCCCTTTTTGACCTGATTACGCCGGACTATACCGGACTATCTCATGATCTCAGGCGGCTCCGGCCGCCTTTTTCCATGCTTCCACATTGATCCCGCGGACCAACAGCCAGAGCGTTAGGGCCGCCTCGGCGACAAGGCATGGCAGGAACAGGATCATGAACCAGTCAGAGGCCGCCAGCGCGGGCGTCAGGAAGATCATGAGCGAGGTGACGAGGTAGCAGAGGCCCGCCACCACGATCCCGATCCCGATCAGGCGCGGCAGGAAGCCGGACTTCCAGATCAGCCAGCCAATGATGAGGCAATCAAAGCCGAAGAACACCAGCGAGATATTATAGGCCTGCCCGTGCAGCATGAGCGAGAGGACAGACAGGCGCTCCAACTCCCCGGCAGCAAACCCGCCCGTTTCCGGGTCCATGTTCAGCAGGATGAGCGGCATCAGGAAGAACAGCGCTTTGGTCCCGGCAATCGCCGCAGAGATCAGCCGGAAAACCAGTCCCGCCAGCGAGAGATGCCGGTCGACGACCAGCAGGATCCGGTAGAGGCAAAGCGCAACCAGAATATCCGCGCCGGTCATCAGCAATTCCGCCACAAAGCCGATGCGGTAGAGCATCTCCGCGCCGAGTATATTCGCCGCCGTGCCCGCCGGGTCGTTATAGTCGACCAGCTGGCCGCGCACGCCAATCTCGGCAAAGAGGCCCGCGACGATAATGTAGAGATAGGCCAGACCCGCCAGCCGGGCGGTTCGGACGGGTGGGGTCATGTCAGGCTCCATCATCTCGGCTTCGCTGCGATTATTATTGAAATTCGATAATATTGCAAGCCGCCTGAAGGGAAGTGCTTCCCGCAAGGCCCGGCCCGTGGGATAGGGCGCGCATGGCAGATGATGTGACCTCTTTCACCGGTGTGCCGCCGCTTTTCGCGGAGACGCCGGATTCGGTGAGCTTCAAGAAGCTGCGCAAGCGGCTGGTGCGCGGCGCGCTTCAGGCGATCGACGCCTATGGCATGGTCGACCGGCGCGCGGTGGAAAGCGGCGCGGCGCCGCGACCGAAATGGCTGGTCTGTCTCTCCGGCGGCAAGGACTCCTATGGCCTCCTCGCGGTGCTGATGGACCTGCAATACCAGGGCGCCCTGCCCGTGGACCTGATCGCCTGCAACCTGGACCAGGGCCAGCCGGGCTTTCCCAAGCACATCCTGCCGGAATGGCTGGACAAGATCGGCGCCACCTATCGCATCGTGACCGAGGACACCTATTCCATCGTCACCGACAAGGTGCCCGAGGGGCGGACGTTCTGTTCCATGTGCTCACGCCTGCGCCGGGGCATCCTCTACCGGATCGCGCGGGAGGAAGGCTGCGACGCCATCGTGCTCGGCCACCACCGCGACGATGCGCTGGAGACGTTCATGATGAACCTCATCCATGGCGGGCGGCTGGCCGCGATGCCGCCGAAGCTGCTGAATGATGAGGGCGATGTGATGGTACTCCGCCCCCTGATCACCGCGGCGGAAGACGATCTGGAGAAGTTCTCGAATGCGATGAACTTCCCGATCATCCCGTGCAATCTGTGCGGCAGTCAGGACGGCCTGCAGCGTGTCGCCATGAAACAGATGCTGACAGAGTGGGAACGCAAGAAGCCGGGCGTGCGCCAGGTCATGGCCCACGCCCTCGCCACCGTCCGCCCCAGCCACCTGCACGACCCGAAGATCTTCGACTTCCTCGGCCTCGCCCCCGGCGGCGAAGGCGAAGACGACCCGAACGTGCCTTTCTGAAGTACACCTGACGAAGAGCCGGCACAGCCTGGCAGGGGGTAACATGCCATCTGATCACGCAAAGCACCCGCTCGCCACGCATATTTCCGACTACGGACAGTTCGGGCACCCGGTCTCGGACAATATCCACGCCTATCTGAACGCACTTTATGAAGGCAAGCTCTACGAAACACTTTCCGCAGGGTATCCCGGACGGGAAATCATCCTCAATCTTGCCCATGCCTATTCGCTGATGAGCCAGGAAATCTTCTGGACCGAGGATGAGGCCTACGAGCAGGCCCTGAACGCCTTCCCCTACCTCACAGATCATATCGCCGGAACGGATATGGGCCTGGCGGACCTTTACCATGTCTCGGTGATCGTCGAGAATTTCTTCGACGGGGATTTGGACGGTCAGGGCCCCGCTCACCTCACCCGGCTCAACGCTCCGATAAAGTTACTGGCGGAACTTTTTGAGCGGCCTGATTACAAGACAGCGATCTACACCGCACTGGAAAACAAGTCCCGGTCGGATTTCCATGAACTTATCTCCATGGCGACCTGGTTCTATGGAGAAGATGCGTTTGATCTGTTCTTCAGTTTTGCAGAAGCCCAGCCCGTCCGGGCGCTGGAGCCTGCCTACTGGCTGATCGACATGAATGATGCCCAGCGCGAGCGATTCATTACCTGGGCGCGACGTCACATGCCTTCGGGGCTTTCGCTGCCAGTATCGGCGCGCACGCAGGACTATGACGAAACAGTCTCCCAGATTCTCGACCGCATCGAATGGAAACAAGAGCACACGCTGAAATCGGTTCGGGACCGGGTGGATTTTACGATCTGGGGGCTTTGCTCCGCTGACAAGTTCAAGGCGGCAAATGCGGCGTATCTGCTGGAAGACCTGCCGGTCAGTCAGTGGCCTGAGGGAAGTCTGGCCGTCATTTCCGGGCTGTATGAAGACATGGAACCGAACTGGACCTCGTTCAAATCCAGAGGTGGCAAGGGCAGCTACACAACGCACAGGGAGAGGCTGGGTGAGCTCCTGAAAAAGGCGAACGTGCCGTTCTGACAAGCGGCGCCGGTGCAGCCAGACGCCTGTGCGCACGCCGGCAGCGCCATGCCTGATTTTCGGGCACTCTTTAAAATGTCGGGCTGCAGCGAAAGAAGCGCTGGCCCTGCCCGGCGGCGCTCCCTATTCGACGGGCAGCGAGAGGTCGATACGTCAAAGGCGGTCGGGTAAAGTACCGGGAGGGCATCAAATTGCATCGATGGATGTTGGGCGCCTGCATCGCCTTGTCCGGCGCCGGGCTGGCCATGGCCGAAGACGAGCCGCCAGTCCGCAATTTCACCACCTACCAGCCGACTGTGCGCCCGGTGCGGATCGACACCAGCGAAGCCCCCGTCATCGACGGCAAGCTGGACGAGGCCATGTGGTCGAAAGCGGCCGAGGTCACCGAATTCTACCAGGTGGAACCGAAAGTCGGCCCGCCCAGCGTCGAGACGCGCGTCTATTTCGCCTATGACGAAAACAATCTCTATGTCGGTATCTATGCGCAGGACGACATGCCGGAGGCGATCCTCGCTTCGGTGCTGGAGCGCGACGGCGAGATTTGGCGGGACGACATGTTCCGCTTCTATATCGACCCGTTCAATACCGGCACGTCAGGCTTCGGCTTTGATATCAACGCCCTTGGCGCGCGCACCGAACGCCTGATCCGCTACGGACAGGCGCCCGTGGATGCGTGGAACATCATCTGGGATGCCGACAGCGTGCTGACCGACGACGGCTGGACGGCAGAGATCGCCCTGCCGTTCCGCTCGCTGAGCTTCGACCCCGCCTCCGACGGCTGGGGCCTGATGATGACGCGCGAACATGCCCATGCGAACGAAGAGATCCGCTGGGCCGGGATCGACCAGTCGGTGAACAAGTTCGGCTTTGCCCGGCCGGGCTATATCGAGGGCATCGACAATATCAACAAGGGCAAGGGGTTCGATGTGCAGCTGCAGGCGGGCCTCAATGGAAACCGCCGCTGGGACCGGCCGCGCGACGATGATCTGTCGATCGAGCCGAGCGCCAATATCTCCTACAAGTTCACGCCGTCGCTGACCGGCCTTGTTACGCTGAACACGGACTTTTCCGACACGCCGCTGGACGACCGGCAGATCAATACGGGGCGCTTCTCGCTGTTCTTCCCGGAAACGCGGGACTTCTTCCTGCAGGACGCCGCGCTGTTCGAATTTGCCGGGCAGACCTTTGCCGGCGCACCGAACGGCCAACCCTTCTTCTCGCGCCGGATCGGTATCGTGAACGGCCAGTCGGTGAAGGTGGATGCGGGCCTGAAGCTGAGCGGTGAGATCAATGGCGTGGAAGTCGGCATCCTGTCGGCCCAGACCGGTGCCATCGGCAATATCGGTTCGCAGAACCTGTCGGTCGCCCGCGCAACGGTGGATGTGCTGGACCAGTCACGGGTCGGCTTTATCGCCACGAATGGCGACCCGACGGGCCTTTCCGACAATACGCTGGCGGGGGCCGATTTCAGCTATCGCGTGCCGTCTTTCTTTGGCGGCGGGCGGATGCAGGCGGATGTGTTCTACCAGCGCACATTCTCCTCCACGCTGGAAGA
Coding sequences:
- a CDS encoding GIY-YIG nuclease family protein, translated to MILLFGWHTWWGESGRPYRFNITLTRKGLPDEGGIYIFVRRRFVFFLEPLYIGKATNFRSRLIGHERWWEAWWKRGATERHVMIVKKPADRARVEEDLIRNYQPRMNDILIPRGADDAPNNKRLRRWWKIKRWFRLPFLT
- a CDS encoding DUF4386 domain-containing protein, giving the protein MTPPVRTARLAGLAYLYIIVAGLFAEIGVRGQLVDYNDPAGTAANILGAEMLYRIGFVAELLMTGADILVALCLYRILLVVDRHLSLAGLVFRLISAAIAGTKALFFLMPLILLNMDPETGGFAAGELERLSVLSLMLHGQAYNISLVFFGFDCLIIGWLIWKSGFLPRLIGIGIVVAGLCYLVTSLMIFLTPALAASDWFMILFLPCLVAEAALTLWLLVRGINVEAWKKAAGAA
- the ttcA gene encoding tRNA 2-thiocytidine(32) synthetase TtcA, with amino-acid sequence MADDVTSFTGVPPLFAETPDSVSFKKLRKRLVRGALQAIDAYGMVDRRAVESGAAPRPKWLVCLSGGKDSYGLLAVLMDLQYQGALPVDLIACNLDQGQPGFPKHILPEWLDKIGATYRIVTEDTYSIVTDKVPEGRTFCSMCSRLRRGILYRIAREEGCDAIVLGHHRDDALETFMMNLIHGGRLAAMPPKLLNDEGDVMVLRPLITAAEDDLEKFSNAMNFPIIPCNLCGSQDGLQRVAMKQMLTEWERKKPGVRQVMAHALATVRPSHLHDPKIFDFLGLAPGGEGEDDPNVPF
- a CDS encoding carbohydrate binding family 9 domain-containing protein, giving the protein MHRWMLGACIALSGAGLAMAEDEPPVRNFTTYQPTVRPVRIDTSEAPVIDGKLDEAMWSKAAEVTEFYQVEPKVGPPSVETRVYFAYDENNLYVGIYAQDDMPEAILASVLERDGEIWRDDMFRFYIDPFNTGTSGFGFDINALGARTERLIRYGQAPVDAWNIIWDADSVLTDDGWTAEIALPFRSLSFDPASDGWGLMMTREHAHANEEIRWAGIDQSVNKFGFARPGYIEGIDNINKGKGFDVQLQAGLNGNRRWDRPRDDDLSIEPSANISYKFTPSLTGLVTLNTDFSDTPLDDRQINTGRFSLFFPETRDFFLQDAALFEFAGQTFAGAPNGQPFFSRRIGIVNGQSVKVDAGLKLSGEINGVEVGILSAQTGAIGNIGSQNLSVARATVDVLDQSRVGFIATNGDPTGLSDNTLAGADFSYRVPSFFGGGRMQADVFYQRTFSSTLEDDDSFGAKFDYPNDKWAWNLEARQIGEDFAPALGFVNRPGTRTFSGEWHRRFRQSGGHLRWWQFGTSHEYITDLDGNAETTVNSLVLNANTIWTDDLTFTASQNEEHINTPFFLPGGLVVPVGVYDNNGVKFRIQSSYVRPWGTTSEIEFRDFYGGESKRYDVNVNFRPNPHVDLKAGYKREDISVPAGDVSVQIGSLETVFNVSTDLSVTTQTQYDNITNSLSFFGRLNWELRPQTEVFFSLGHGAVIEGDDFRRNFRSVQTSAVLRFGNTFRF